CCTCTCGGTCCTGAGAGAACACGGAACCAGTCAGGCCATATTCACCGGTCTGGTCAATCTTCTCGGCGATACGAGCGAATTCGGCCTCGGTGGCATCGCTGTAGGtgtggatgacgaggacggggCCGAAGAGCTCGCGAGTGATAAGAGGGTGGTCGGGGTTGGATGTGCGGTAGACGGTGGGCTGGATGTACCAGCCCTTGGAAGAGTCATAGGTGCCTCCAGCAACCAGCTCAAGCTCGGGGTCGTTCTTGGCTTCGTCGATGACCTTGCTGAGCTTGTTGAACGATGCCTCGTGGATAACGGGACCGCAGAAGTTAGAGAATTCAGAAGGAGGGCCGACCTTCAAGTTCTTGGTCTCAGTAGCGACCTGCTCCACGAACTCATCGGCGATAGAGGCAGCCACGTATGCGCGCGATGTAGCACTGCACTTCTGGCCTTGGAATTCGAACGCGCCACGAACGGTCTGGACAGCGGCATTGCGCACGTCGGCCGACTTGTGAATAAGGTGGAAGTTCTTGCCGCCAGTTTCTCCGACAATGCGAGGGTAGCTGCGGTACTTGCCAGCCGCAACTCCAGTGGAGATCTGACCATACAGGTTGCGGAAAACGTTGGTGCTACCGGTGAAGTGGAGAGCAGCGAAGTCGGGGTGGTCAAGAACAGTCTTGGTCACCTCTTCGGCTTCACCAGGAACAAACTGGATAACGTTCTTGGGCAGACCTGCCTCGAGCAGGATCTGGTGGACGAGCCAGTTGGACGCAATggcagatggagaaggctTCCAGATGACAACGTTACCCATCAGTGCAGGAGCACCAGCCAAGTTACCACCAATGGCGGTAAAGTTGAAGGGACTGATAGCATAGACGAATCCCTCCAGAGGGCGGTATTCAACGCGGCTATTCCCGTTAGcattcattttctttttaccaAGTCGTATGTTACATTGAACTTACTTCCAAACACCAGGCGCATTGTGCACGGGCTGCTGCGCATACAGATCCTCAGCATACTTGACACCAAAGCGGAAGAAGTCAATGAGCTCGGCTGCGGAGTCGATCTCTGCCTGCCAGGCATTCTTGCCCTGGCCGTGCATAGTGAGAGCCATCACATCGTAGCGGTACTTTGTGGAGATCAAGTCGGCCGCCTTGAGGAAAACACTGGCACGATCAGCGAACGGAGTCGAGGCCCATGACTTGCGAGCTTCGAGAGCGGACGCGATAGCCGCTTCAACGTCTCTGGCCGTTGCGTTGGAGTAAGTTGCCACCGGGCCGTGAGAGGCGGGGTTCGATTGTGTGAACGATTCAGAAGCTTTGATCTGGTATTATTAGTTTCTTGCTTCCTCTCTAAGAATGGAAGCTACGGCGAAATCTTTTCTTACCTCCTGTCCGGCGATAACTAGAGGAACGCTGAGAGGAGCATTCTGCTGTGAGCGAGCCAAAGCATCTTGGAGAGCTTTCCGGTCAGGAGAGCCAGGAGTGTAATGTTTCTACCATATAATTAGCAAGGTCGATttacagcaacaacagaTGTTCTCACGTTTGGCTCATTGTCGATGCGAGGAACCTTGAAGGTGGCGTACGAGGCAGTCTTTGTACGGGACAAGGCGGAGGAAACAGTAGTTCTGGCGGCAGGGAGACCCCTCGCGCggagcagcagcgacgaTTGCATTATGTATCTCTCTTTTCGTGAAATGAATACGATATTGAAAgagaggaagttgaagaggagaggTGAGGAGAGCAAACACGGCGGAATGCAGGCATGCGGGGAAGCTCCCGTGATTTAAAGCTGCCGGTTACCACCGGTGTTGCAGGGCGCGTTTCTGCGCCAATCGCATATTTGGAGACGGTCAGAATATTCAGCCGTCTTTTCCATGGAAAACTTCGCCCCGCAACTGCAATGCGACTCGTGAGTCGTTTCCGCCGGTCAGTCTCAGTCGGGAATCTACAGTACATGCCGGGGTGCTCCCGGTGGGACTGACCGGGCCGGATCTCCAGTGGCACCCGCCACATTCTTTATTGTGTTTGTATACAACAATACGGATGGGCATCCGATACATTAATCATCGGCTGCTATTCTGATTGTCGATATTGTATTTTCCTGAAGATTTGCTTTGGTTTGTTTCACATTCCTGTCCAGCTTCGCACTCGGTGCTTCACGATCTACatacaatatatataccagTGTATACTCCCCTCATTATTAACGGGTGCTCACGAGTTAATAACGAAGAGAAAGCTCGAAAACCGTAAAGCCTAGCTCATAGTAAATCTACAATGTGAAGCAGCTATATGATGATCATTCCTGAAGCAGTGACTTGTTAACGCTTATCTACCTCTCAACAGCCCCTTTTGCTAAGGCTAGCAGCAGCATAGCAAAAAACTGGTGATTTGTAGCCGGCAACAAACCCAATGCCATCTTTTTTCGATGCTCCGTGTCCGTGGCAAATGGAGGAGGCATCCCCCTCCATGATCTTAGCTGACGGGGTACCCATCTTAGCGATGTCGAAGTAGAATGTGAGATGGGGATACAAGTGCATCCCAGGGCATACTCCAGATTGAGTCAACGACCTACTTACCATTACACCATGAGATAAGGTTAATATTACACATTAATGGTTGTGCGGAATGCTAATCCTATTGGCTTCTGGTATTTTAAGCATCGTCAAGGGTGATATGGGCCCGGGGAGGTCGTGGGACGTGGTGTGTCCAGTTAGTGTCCGATTTGGGTAAATGGACAGGACTGCCCTGGGCCCCTGACTGCAGAGGGAACCGGGACTCGGAGAAAGTACCAGCGATAATGTGTTAGTGTGGTGATGTGATTTCACTGGCGCTGGGGACTAGGCATTGTCGAGTAGTAGTACTTAGCCAAATGTAAGATAGACACCTCCTCACAGCTGTCCTTGCATAGTGGCAAGTAACAACAAATACAGATTTGGAGGCATTCGTACGTCCCTGCAACATTCTACAGGGATCTGTACGATGTAGATAGACTCTGGAATCCTCTCCGCAAACTGACCGCACGGCGCAGTGTGAATGATCCCTACTAGAATCTGCCACTAAACAAAAGCTTGGCATTTGGTGAGTGTCCTGCGAAACTGATTGGATCAGAATGGGAGATCAGCCAGATAGCGTGGGTGTGGATAGGCCGGTCGGAGATTGACCGACAAGAAGTCGACAACTCGACATGGAAGCTGGAACTTTGAAGGAAGGAATCTGACCCACTGAGCCAGGCCATCAGCAAACCAGAGACAGGGGATAACTTAGATAAGACGGCGCGCAGGTCGCCTCCCACTGCAGCAACCGGGCCGGTCAGAAAACTCCATCCGGTGGAGTCTGAGGGCACCGGCCCGTGGACCGGCGCTGTCTGCAATGCTCAGTTGCTCACACACTAATACGTACTATCAAACCAGGATCTGGCACGCAATCCGAGATAACAACTGCCGGTCCGTGCTATGCATAAGACCTTGCTTTTGATTGCTTTCCCTTCGGATGGGTCTCcggggagaaaaaaaaaatcttttacTCATAGAAACTCGACAATCACAGCCATTTCGGCCGAGCACGACCCATCTTCCCCATCTTGTGAATAATTCTCCAGCTTAGCAAATCGGTAGATCTGGCGCAGGCGCTCACCGGCTCCTGGCAGGGTTGGAATGGCACGCGGACAGGATCTTGCCTGTGTAACAGCTTGCCGGTTCAGGGCGGCTTGTACCGGCTAATGTCACCTGAACCATATCTACTTCCCACCTATTGCCATAACACATATTACTCTACACCACCTTCAATAGACTTCAAATATTCTCAGTTATCCTTATCATCCAGAAATACCTCCCATATCTACACCTATCCTTCCAAGAGAACAAACACCTACCCCTCTCTGCAGCCACAACCAGCATGAAGGCCGCCACCCCTCGCCCCTCGGTGCGGGCACTGTCTAGTATCACTCCACCGTCGTCTTATCAGACTGCAAGATTCGTCAGCCGAACAAGTAATGCGAAGTCGTCTCTCACAGCTGAGACCACGAACGGCCTCTGGCATCAGgctccccagtctcccaaGAAGCCATCGGCCTCGCCACTTGCGAAGCTGCCACTCTCTTCCGTCCTCCGCTCGCTACTGatcctctccgtctcctcatcttctgtgCTTTTGAAGCCATGCATCTACACTCTTTCCGCTCTCGCGCACCCTAAGACGGCTATTCTAGATGTCGCGAAGAACCCCTTCTTGAACCTGCTCGTCAAGCACACTCTATACAAGCAGTTCAACGCCGGCGAGAACAAGCTCGAAGTCCAGCGCTCCATCAACGCAATCAAACACTTGGGATACCGCGGAGTACTCCTCGGTTACGCCCGTGAAGTCCTGGTGGGCGAATCTAACGCAGACCCCCGCGATGAGAAGGCCAGCCGGCAGGAGATCCGGATGTGGCTGGACGGCACCCTCCAGACCGTAGACATGGCTCAGGAAGGTGACTTTGTGGCCTTGAAGTAAGTTACCCACTTCTCTCTATGCTCGAATCGAAACCTCATCTAACAAACAAAAAGGTTCACTGGTATGGGCGTCCAAGCACTCGAGTACCTCCAGAAGCAGGCTGCTCCCTCGGAGTTCATGGATGAATCAATCAAGCAAATCTGCGATCTCGCCGTCTCGCGAAACGTGCGGTTGCTCGTAGATGCAGAGGAGCAGGCTGTGCAGCCAGGAATTGAAGAGTGGGCGATGAGGTACCAAAAGTACTGCAACTCGCGCACTCCTGGCCATGCTGTCTTCTACAACACTTACCAGGCATACCTGTGCTCCACCCCCACCACGCTCGCCAGACACCTCGAAATTTCTCGCCAGGAAGGCTACACGTTGGGAGTCAAGCTCGTCCGTGGCGCTTACTTGAAAACCGAACCTCGACACTTGATCTGGGCTAAGAAGGAAGAAACTGATGAATGCTATGATGGCGTCGTTGATGCTCTTCTCACCCGTCGTTACAATGGGATGCTGAAGTCCGCCTCTGCTGAACATGCCACCGAGCTTCCACCTGTCAatgtcatcatcgccacgCACAACCGGGAGTCTGTCCGCAAGGCACACGCTCTTCGTCTCGAGCAGGCTAGCCGGGGCCAGAACTCCAATGTGGATCTCAGCTACGCTCAGCTGCAGGGAATGGCCGACGAGATCAGCTGCGAACTGCTGCAGGGCTTCCAGAGCGCCGAAGCCGAGACGGCTAAGACCCAGCCCACTGAATCCCCGAATGTGTACAAGCTTCTTACCTGGGGCTCCGTCAAGGAATGCATGGGTTTCTTGCTCCGCCGGGCAGTGGAGAACACTGAGGCAGTTGGACGCACAAAGGAATCGCAGGAGGCGATGTTCAGCGAACTCAAGCGCAGGGCTCGCCTCGCCTTTCGCTCCAGCAACTGAGTCATAGATCGGCTTactttgtttgtttgatTTTGTCCTGGTATAGTTCAGGACTTGAGCGGCGTCGGTGGTGATTCTCTAGATTTACGAAATGCATTTAGATAGCGTCAGCATTGCAGCTTATGATAATGACATGAACATTTTTATTCACCTTCGAATAGCCCCAGTATCTTGACTCCAGTCTGTCGTACCATTTGCGTTGATATGCTGTGCCTTGGTCTGGACCGAGTGTAGCCGTTATCCCTAACTCCGACATCGCTGTGATCTCCGTCTCCcccaccatcttctccaagtcaATATATTACAATCCCAGCCTCTGCATGTGTAACAACCAGACTCAACTAAACAAGCAAGTCTACACAAACCCACCATGCATCTCCTCCCAGAACCTGCAGTCGCCCAAATCCTTCGCCAACTCACACAGCCCCAATGTCTCTCCTTCCTACAGACCCTAGACGAAGCCCTCGTCACGGTCTCAGCTcaatccaccaccccagaaaATGAGCGCCTTGTCCACCAACCTCTGCGCACAGCAATCACCTCCAAGACAGGCGACCTGTCCCTCTTCATGCCTGTCTCCAATACCGCCAGCACAGGCGCCAAGATCGTCACCGTCTCCAAATCCCACGGCGTCCTAGGcgtcatcaacatcttctccCCAAAAGGCGAGCTCCTGGGCCTCCTTAGCGCCGCTGAGGTCACCGCCTTCCGGACAGCGCTCACAATTATGTCGCTGTTTGTTCGAGCCTCTTCTCTGAAACGGGAGAATATTGTTATTCTCGGCTCCGGGCGCCAGGCGGAATGGCATTCGCGGTTGGCACTCCTCTTACTACCCGGCCAGATCCGCAGAATCACTTTCGTCAACCGCGGCCGCAAGCGTCTTGAGGAATTGGAGCGCGATGTTATCACTGACCTGAGGCGCACGTATCCTGAAGTCACGATGAGCACGCTAGCGAAGGAAGGGACAGGGGACTACGACGAGCGTCTCCGGTCTGAATTAAGTCTCAGCGATGTGATATTCAGCTGCACGCCGTCGACGGAGCCGAACTTCCCTTATGCCTACttacagcagcagcag
Above is a window of Aspergillus puulaauensis MK2 DNA, chromosome 2, nearly complete sequence DNA encoding:
- the prnC gene encoding delta-1-pyrroline-5-carboxylate dehydrogenase prnC (COG:E;~EggNog:ENOG410PG3T;~InterPro:IPR015590,IPR005931,IPR029510,IPR016160, IPR016161,IPR016162,IPR016163;~PFAM:PF00171;~go_function: GO:0003842 - 1-pyrroline-5-carboxylate dehydrogenase activity [Evidence IEA];~go_function: GO:0016491 - oxidoreductase activity [Evidence IEA];~go_function: GO:0016620 - oxidoreductase activity, acting on the aldehyde or oxo group of donors, NAD or NADP as acceptor [Evidence IEA];~go_process: GO:0010133 - proline catabolic process to glutamate [Evidence IEA];~go_process: GO:0055114 - oxidation-reduction process [Evidence IEA]) — its product is MQSSLLLRARGLPAARTTVSSALSRTKTASYATFKVPRIDNEPNKHYTPGSPDRKALQDALARSQQNAPLSVPLVIAGQEIKASESFTQSNPASHGPVATYSNATARDVEAAIASALEARKSWASTPFADRASVFLKAADLISTKYRYDVMALTMHGQGKNAWQAEIDSAAELIDFFRFGVKYAEDLYAQQPVHNAPGVWNRVEYRPLEGFVYAISPFNFTAIGGNLAGAPALMGNVVIWKPSPSAIASNWLVHQILLEAGLPKNVIQFVPGEAEEVTKTVLDHPDFAALHFTGSTNVFRNLYGQISTGVAAGKYRSYPRIVGETGGKNFHLIHKSADVRNAAVQTVRGAFEFQGQKCSATSRAYVAASIADEFVEQVATETKNLKVGPPSEFSNFCGPVIHEASFNKLSKVIDEAKNDPELELVAGGTYDSSKGWYIQPTVYRTSNPDHPLITRELFGPVLVIHTYSDATEAEFARIAEKIDQTGEYGLTGSVFSQDREALEVANEALRNAAGNFYINCKSTGAVVGQQPFGGARASGTNDKAGSGNLLSRFVSLRSIKEEFVPTYKVTYPSNE
- the PUT1 gene encoding proline dehydrogenase family protein (COG:E;~EggNog:ENOG410PGMR;~InterPro:IPR002872,IPR015659,IPR029041;~PFAM:PF01619;~go_function: GO:0004657 - proline dehydrogenase activity [Evidence IEA];~go_process: GO:0006562 - proline catabolic process [Evidence IEA]), with the translated sequence MKAATPRPSVRALSSITPPSSYQTARFVSRTSNAKSSLTAETTNGLWHQAPQSPKKPSASPLAKLPLSSVLRSLLILSVSSSSVLLKPCIYTLSALAHPKTAILDVAKNPFLNLLVKHTLYKQFNAGENKLEVQRSINAIKHLGYRGVLLGYAREVLVGESNADPRDEKASRQEIRMWLDGTLQTVDMAQEGDFVALKFTGMGVQALEYLQKQAAPSEFMDESIKQICDLAVSRNVRLLVDAEEQAVQPGIEEWAMRYQKYCNSRTPGHAVFYNTYQAYLCSTPTTLARHLEISRQEGYTLGVKLVRGAYLKTEPRHLIWAKKEETDECYDGVVDALLTRRYNGMLKSASAEHATELPPVNVIIATHNRESVRKAHALRLEQASRGQNSNVDLSYAQLQGMADEISCELLQGFQSAEAETAKTQPTESPNVYKLLTWGSVKECMGFLLRRAVENTEAVGRTKESQEAMFSELKRRARLAFRSSN
- a CDS encoding putative proline utilization protein PrnX (COG:E;~EggNog:ENOG410PHTM;~InterPro:IPR036291,IPR003462,IPR023401;~PFAM:PF02423), giving the protein MHLLPEPAVAQILRQLTQPQCLSFLQTLDEALVTVSAQSTTPENERLVHQPLRTAITSKTGDLSLFMPVSNTASTGAKIVTVSKSHGVLGVINIFSPKGELLGLLSAAEVTAFRTALTIMSLFVRASSLKRENIVILGSGRQAEWHSRLALLLLPGQIRRITFVNRGRKRLEELERDVITDLRRTYPEVTMSTLAKEGTGDYDERLRSELSLSDVIFSCTPSTEPNFPYAYLQQQQPVKQRFISLIGSYRPHMQEIDSQTLLSGGGKVYVDSREACLEESGELILAGVKGEQLIELGELYQGQELGGTIKELRPVEVSEGCNVVIKVVGMGIMDLVTGKKLLDVGKERGIGMEVDGF